From the Natrarchaeobaculum aegyptiacum genome, one window contains:
- a CDS encoding phosphopantetheine adenylyltransferase: MRVAVAGTFGPIHDGHRRLFERALEVGTDGVVVALTSEDLAEQTRHEPRPIPPLAERRERVCEELSRLDRWDRDVELRTLESPLGIASTDPDLDALVVSPETVGELEEINDRRREAGLEPVTGIVVPYVLAEDGERLSSTRVVRGDVDDRGRVLE, from the coding sequence ATGCGCGTGGCTGTTGCCGGCACCTTCGGCCCGATCCACGACGGGCACCGTCGACTGTTCGAACGGGCCCTCGAGGTCGGCACCGACGGCGTCGTCGTCGCGCTCACGAGCGAGGACCTCGCCGAACAGACGCGCCACGAACCGCGGCCGATCCCGCCGCTCGCGGAGCGACGGGAACGCGTTTGCGAGGAATTGTCTCGACTCGACCGGTGGGATCGCGACGTCGAGTTACGAACGCTCGAGTCGCCGCTGGGGATCGCCTCGACCGACCCGGACCTCGACGCGCTCGTGGTCTCCCCGGAGACCGTCGGCGAACTCGAGGAGATCAACGACCGCCGGCGCGAGGCGGGACTCGAGCCGGTGACCGGCATCGTCGTCCCCTACGTGCTCGCCGAGGACGGCGAGCGATTGTCCTCGACGCGCGTCGTTCGCGGCGACGTCGACGACCGGGGCCGGGTACTCGAGTAG
- a CDS encoding pyridoxamine 5'-phosphate oxidase family protein, with product MTIDELREFGLAELTDDEITGFLSSQRVGVLALSGGRGPYVLPISYGYDGEDRLYLTYVLGGSSRKATLTESSERARFLVFTVDSPYSWESVLLTGRLEPVPEERWDDLESDLPEAWRPALFASALDDQQVRVYEFRIEERSGVKHQGLPPGLEAGENT from the coding sequence ATGACCATCGACGAGTTACGCGAGTTCGGGCTGGCTGAGCTGACCGACGACGAAATCACGGGGTTCCTCTCGAGTCAGCGCGTGGGTGTGCTCGCGCTCTCGGGCGGTCGCGGACCGTACGTGCTCCCGATCTCGTACGGCTACGACGGCGAGGACCGGCTCTACCTGACGTACGTTCTCGGCGGGAGCAGTCGGAAAGCGACGCTCACCGAATCGAGCGAGCGTGCACGATTCCTCGTCTTCACGGTCGACTCGCCGTACAGCTGGGAGAGCGTCCTTCTCACGGGTCGGCTCGAGCCAGTTCCCGAGGAGCGGTGGGACGACCTCGAGTCGGACCTTCCCGAAGCCTGGCGACCGGCACTGTTCGCGTCGGCGCTCGACGACCAGCAGGTTCGCGTCTACGAGTTCCGGATCGAGGAGCGGTCGGGTGTCAAACACCAGGGGCTGCCGCCGGGGCTCGAGGCCGGAGAAAACACGTAG
- the fer gene encoding ferredoxin Fer, producing MYDTLLVPTDGSPVAETAGTYAIRLAERFDAAIHVVSVLERGLVGGDDEDEVERAIDELADRARERGLEVTTERREEEGNVHEELLAAADERDADLIAMGTTGRSGLGRFLLGSVAEQTLRESSVPVATVNEETSIETEFERILVPTDGSHSATTAFDHAVDLALETDARLHVVHVTDGGDGDGVETYDTDDGEDAGIEPVDDALEYAREAGLDAVDVSVPSGRVDQGILSTAAGEDADCIVMGTHGETGLRRYLLGSTTERVVRFAGVPVIGISAPRTEAVSVDYLDYQVVDERGWSLEDADLLERAAEADLDDEACGTVEVGRDEYVLDAAEAAGHEWPFHCRAGGCVNCTAVLLEGEIEMDVNRSLSEEEVEEKGFRLTCVGTPASDSIALVYGAKHLDELRDRVV from the coding sequence ATGTACGATACGCTCCTCGTCCCGACCGACGGAAGCCCGGTCGCGGAAACCGCCGGAACGTACGCAATTCGGCTCGCGGAACGATTCGACGCGGCGATACACGTCGTCTCGGTGCTCGAGCGAGGGCTCGTCGGGGGCGACGACGAAGACGAGGTCGAACGGGCGATCGACGAACTGGCTGACCGCGCGCGGGAACGCGGTCTCGAGGTGACCACCGAACGACGCGAGGAGGAGGGGAACGTCCACGAAGAGCTTCTCGCGGCGGCTGACGAACGGGACGCGGACCTGATCGCAATGGGGACGACTGGACGGAGCGGCCTCGGCCGATTCCTCCTCGGGAGCGTCGCCGAACAGACGTTGCGGGAGTCGTCGGTTCCCGTCGCGACCGTCAACGAGGAAACGAGCATCGAAACCGAATTCGAACGCATCCTGGTCCCCACCGACGGGAGCCACAGCGCGACCACGGCGTTCGACCACGCCGTCGATCTCGCACTCGAAACCGACGCCCGACTCCACGTCGTCCACGTCACCGACGGAGGCGACGGTGACGGGGTAGAGACGTACGACACCGACGACGGAGAAGACGCTGGCATCGAACCAGTCGACGACGCACTCGAGTACGCTCGCGAAGCGGGCCTCGACGCCGTCGACGTCTCGGTCCCGAGCGGTCGGGTCGACCAGGGGATTCTCTCGACCGCCGCGGGCGAGGACGCCGACTGTATCGTGATGGGAACCCACGGTGAGACCGGCCTGCGACGATACCTCCTCGGGAGCACGACCGAGCGCGTCGTCCGTTTCGCTGGCGTCCCGGTGATCGGGATCAGCGCGCCGCGAACCGAGGCCGTATCCGTCGACTACCTCGACTATCAGGTCGTCGACGAACGGGGCTGGTCGCTCGAGGACGCGGACCTCCTCGAGCGGGCCGCCGAAGCTGATCTCGACGATGAGGCCTGCGGTACCGTCGAGGTCGGGCGTGACGAGTACGTGCTGGACGCCGCAGAGGCGGCGGGCCACGAGTGGCCGTTTCACTGCCGGGCAGGTGGCTGCGTGAACTGTACCGCAGTCTTACTCGAGGGGGAGATCGAAATGGACGTCAATCGGAGCCTCTCGGAGGAGGAAGTCGAGGAGAAGGGGTTCCGGTTGACGTGCGTGGGGACGCCGGCCAGCGACTCGATTGCGCTCGTCTACGGCGCGAAACACCTCGACGAACTGCGTGATCGCGTCGTCTAG
- a CDS encoding universal stress protein translates to MYDRLLLPTDVSPGVDRAIGHAIDAATRYDAELHVLYVVDADAYSSYPGDEYVHELEGLESALERAGEDALEAIADEADDAGVETVTAVRHGVPHEEILEYADDEDVGLTVLGSKRRSDEYRRLLGSVAQRVATLAERPVTIVKTPVEE, encoded by the coding sequence ATGTACGACCGACTGTTGCTCCCGACGGACGTCAGCCCCGGTGTCGACCGCGCGATCGGCCACGCCATCGACGCCGCCACCCGGTACGACGCCGAGTTACACGTCCTCTACGTCGTCGACGCCGACGCATACAGCTCCTACCCCGGCGACGAGTACGTCCACGAACTCGAGGGCCTCGAGAGCGCACTCGAACGCGCCGGCGAGGATGCACTCGAGGCGATCGCCGACGAGGCCGACGACGCCGGTGTCGAGACGGTCACAGCTGTCCGTCACGGCGTCCCACACGAGGAGATTCTCGAGTACGCCGACGACGAGGACGTCGGGCTGACGGTCCTCGGGTCGAAACGTCGCTCCGACGAGTACCGACGATTGCTCGGGAGCGTCGCCCAGCGGGTCGCGACGCTCGCGGAGCGACCGGTGACGATCGTGAAGACGCCCGTCGAAGAGTGA
- the nadE gene encoding NAD(+) synthase: MTIEPTVPPVDVPRGTDGLATTPAACSSIHEQSRAFLETMLTDAGAQRLVVGLDGGVGAALSATLAVEAVGESRVTAFVMPAYVSHEAVAQTAQAVASTLGIEHSRLQLHPVLAAFQETIADSSGPAEDLIATTNALSRLRMACLYYAANATDGLVVGAADRTQYLLGSVTKHGETGADCLPLAGCYRTEVRALAEEVGLPEDLVVESPGSPLYPGTSPIGSLEVDVETVDRILRRRIDDGREVATVAEDIGVEPSLVEKLESWCARTAHKRRPPRVPSPADPESP; the protein is encoded by the coding sequence ATGACGATCGAACCGACCGTTCCACCGGTGGACGTCCCCCGCGGCACCGATGGCCTCGCGACCACGCCGGCAGCCTGCTCGTCCATCCACGAACAATCGCGAGCGTTTCTCGAGACGATGCTCACAGACGCGGGTGCCCAGCGACTCGTCGTCGGGCTTGACGGCGGCGTCGGGGCGGCGCTTTCGGCGACGCTCGCGGTGGAGGCCGTCGGCGAATCGCGAGTCACCGCGTTCGTTATGCCCGCGTACGTCAGCCACGAAGCAGTGGCCCAGACTGCGCAAGCGGTCGCCTCGACGCTCGGGATCGAACACAGTCGCCTCCAGTTGCACCCGGTGCTGGCCGCCTTCCAGGAAACGATCGCAGACTCGAGCGGGCCGGCCGAGGACCTGATCGCGACGACGAACGCCCTCTCACGGCTGCGAATGGCCTGTCTGTACTACGCGGCGAACGCGACCGACGGTCTCGTCGTCGGCGCGGCCGATCGCACCCAGTACCTGCTCGGGTCGGTGACCAAACACGGTGAGACGGGTGCTGACTGTCTCCCGCTGGCCGGCTGTTACCGGACCGAAGTTCGAGCGCTCGCCGAGGAAGTGGGACTCCCCGAGGATCTCGTGGTCGAGAGCCCCGGTTCGCCGCTGTACCCGGGCACCTCGCCGATCGGTTCCCTCGAGGTCGACGTCGAGACCGTCGATCGAATTCTCAGACGACGAATCGACGACGGGCGCGAGGTGGCGACCGTCGCCGAGGACATCGGCGTCGAGCCGTCGCTCGTCGAAAAACTCGAGTCGTGGTGCGCCCGGACGGCTCACAAACGCCGCCCACCGCGGGTTCCGTCCCCTGCAGATCCGGAGTCTCCCTGA